A region from the Canis aureus isolate CA01 chromosome 10, VMU_Caureus_v.1.0, whole genome shotgun sequence genome encodes:
- the IFNK gene encoding interferon kappa, giving the protein MSTKPDVIRKCLWPACLVGLLITGVLSLDCNLLHFHLRKVTWQNLRLLSSMSNSFPVECLREIKAFELPQEILSHTQPVKRYIVEAFYEMSIQAFNIFSQYTFKSTWENDYLKQIQIGLDQQLQYAERCLEEEEKEEDDSKEMEEDGINHSEATVPQLSNLELRRYFNRIDNFLKEKKYSHCAWEIIRVEIRRCFYYYFQKFAPLLRKK; this is encoded by the coding sequence atgagcacTAAGCCTGATGTGATTCGCAAGTGTTTGTGGCCTGCATGCCTGGTGGGTCTGCTCATCACTGGCGTGCTCTCCCTGGACTGTAACTTGCTACATTTTCACCTGAGGAAAGTCACCTGGCAAAATCTGAGACTTCTGAGCAGTATGAGCAATTCATTTCCTGTAGAGTGCTTAAGAGAAATCAAAGCTTTTGAGTTGCCCCAAGAGATCCTATCACACACCCAGCCTGTGAAAAGATACATCGTGGAGGCCTTCTATGAAATGTCTATACAAGCCTTCAACATTTTCAGTCAGTACACCTTCAAATCCACTTGGGAAAATGATTATCTGAAACAAATCCAAATCGGACTTGATCAACAGCTGCAATACGCGGAACGATgcttggaggaagaggagaaagaagaggatgaCTCAAAAGAGATGGAAGAGGATGGGATAAACCACTCAGAAGCTACGGTCCCCCAGCTAAGCAATCTAGAACTTAGGAGATATTTCAATAGGATAGACAActtcctgaaagaaaagaaatacagccACTGTGCCTGGGAGATCATCCGAGTGGAAATCAGAAGATGCTTCTACTACTACTTTCAGAAATTCGCACCACTGCTCAGGAAAAAATaa